The sequence tctctcctttccccttttcctccagTTTGCCCCCGTCCACCGGAGCCTGAGAATGGAGGCTACAAATGCCATCCAACTCCTTGCAGTGACCCTCTGACATCCGACAGCGTCATAGAGTATGTATGTGATGAAGGCTACATGCTAAAGGGAGATTACAAATACTTGACGTGCAAGAATGGAGAATGGAATCCAGCCATGGAAATTAGCTGTAGGCTAAGCCAAGGTGAGTAATGCATTACAGCAAGTAAGGAAGGTAGCTTGCATTTTAGACTGTCTTCTCTATTACTTATTATGTCTTTTAATATTTGATATctatattgtggtagtgcctaaagAATACAAGGTTGGGCCCCttatggtaggtgctgtacaaacaaaatcAATGGTAATCCCAGCTCACAGTGTAAAAGACACACACCACCTCTCCTACATTCTTCCTGTCAAAGTCCAGCCCATGTCCTTTGAAGATGTGCTTCTGGATGCAGATCTCCATCATGGTTTGAGTGGAGGCTCCCGTATTAGCCTGCTGAGATAACCGATTCCATCTTGCCATATTAGAGATAAGGGGGCAGTAAGCTGCTCTATCGTGTGCACCTTCAGCGctgcccctctggctcctagcaAGCTGACaatacatcacccaccttgtatctctaatatcctgtggaccaacagggctacaacaatactgcaggCAATACCTTCCTCATCAGAGCAAACTTTGTGcaccttggtgtgtgtgtgtgtgtgtgtgtgtgtgtttcttcacCAGTGCTTTCTAACACTCATTTTTGGAGGGGCTGATTTATTTGCTTTTGGAGCTTGCAGTCTGCTGCAGAGCTCCCCCGTGCTGTTTGTTTGGCCTGGCCTGATGGATGTTGCTGATAgatgttttctgttttctttctttccaaatGGAAATTGACAGCTTTTGTTATGTGGGGCTCTCCCAAGCTGGACAGGAATTCCTCTCCCATGACAGGAAAGTAAAGCAGTCTGCAGAAAAATGTTTGTTCTACAGCTGTAATTTTATTTTCCATGGGATTTCTGGTTTTAAAAAGCATGCATACCCAATAAAAGCTGGTGCGGGGAGGAGTCCTTTTGAGCCCATATACTGGTGGAATGACTCAGCAGCAACAGTTGGAGTCAAATCTTTTCCTCAGGGATTAGTGTTTATAACCTATTTTGCTTTCTGGTTTAACTTAAtcagaaagcaaacagaaaagcACCCCTTCTTAGAGTTCACCCGAGCTCTATGGCCACTAGAACCTACTATATTATTCCCAAAGATGCCCTTTTCCCTCCTGGCCACTTTGCAGCCCTTAGTCTGAGTCTctgtgccaggggaggggaaagtgGAATTCACCTGTGACCAGATAGAACCTGAAAGCGCTCTGAGTTCAGCGTGGGATTGTAAAAATTCCTTTGTTCTTTCCtatcccacttccccccccagtcCCAGTCCATGAAAGAAAACCCTTCACTGTGGCAACTAGCCATGCTTGGACAGCATTCCTGCGTGATGGCATTTTACCCTCTCTAGGACTGCAAGTAGCAATGCGAATGGCAGTGACTATGTGGCTTTTCTCTAGTATCACTAGGGATGGGTTAATACCACACATGGCCTGGGTTGACCAGAAGCGAAGGGCCTCAAGACACTGGTGGAAGGTAGTGAAAAAGCCAGTGAGAAATTAGGAAACTGTGTTCAGACTATGGGCTTCAAAGCAAATGATCACATCTTAATCCATCTCTGGGTTTCACACCGCTTCACAGAAAATGCAGCCATATAGGAACGTGGTGtgaaggtcttgtctacactaagtACCTATTGCTGGGTGTGACCCTAGAGGGCATAGTGAATTGCCGCAAAATGGAAGTTTAGCTTAACTGAGGTTCAGTTAAATGGGGATGTCCTGTATATGAAGCATGTAAGAGCATTGGCCGGTGGACCTACGAGCATTGCGGGGAGGATTAGTATAGAAGACTTTAGTCATCACTTAGATGggctagggcagtgtttcccaatgggagctgcgggaagcggcgcaggccgagggacgtactggccgccgcttcccgcagctcccattggcctggagcagcgaaccgcagccagtgggagccgcgatcggccggacctgcagatgtggcaggtaaacaaaccggcctagcccaccaggggctttccctacacaagtggtgtcCCAAGTCTGGGAAACACTGGGCTAGGGGATAGAAGCAACAGACAGGCAATTACACCATGTAGAGGGGGAGAAGACCTCTTAGGCTGTCTTAGTTCATCTCCCTGCCAGTACAGGATTATTACCTACTACATGTTCGTTAGGTTATGTCAACACTAACGCTTACTGTGGGACTGACTTAAGCGCCAGTGTAGAGAGTGCTATGttggcttctcccatcagcatagctacCGCTGCCCAGCTCCCTTGTCACGTTTTACCTGTGCCAAGCCATGGGGGTTCCACTTCTTTCCTTGGGGCAGACTCTTCCATTGGCTAAGAATTCCTATTAACATGGAGCTTTTCCTGCTGTTCAGCCTAAAACACCCTTCTGTTACGCTAAACAATTCTTTTCCTTCCTTATTGTCATCAAGCCTCTTTGTAGTTGTCACTTAATCAAACTAAATGTATGTTTAACTCATTCTCTCCTAAAttcgcctccctccccccctctatTGCTCTTCCCTGAGACTCCCTCCATTTTTCAGAGGCCCCTTGTATGTACCTTGTTCGCATGATGCCTGTTCTAAGGCATGAaccatttaatttctgtttcttttGGTTTTGTAGATAAAGATTCGCCCCCGACAATCGGGGTGCCCACCCTCTCCATAGTGGCCTCCACAGCAAGTTCAGTAGCTCTGATCCTTCTCTTAGTTGTACTGTTCGTTTTGCTGCAGCCAAAGCTGAAGTCTTTTCATCACAGCAGGTGAGCTCAGTGGGAGGAAAGTTTCAACAGAGGGCAGGGGCTCGGGGATGTAATATGTATTTACATGTGCAGTCCACAAGGGTGTTGGGTTTGTCTCCCCTTTCTGTCATCTCAACCCCATCactcttctttcctttctctgtcctgttcttctgtttttctcttatttccttttttcatcCTTTTCTGCTTTTCTTCATCGCTCTTTCTTCAAGTTTGTTGCTTTGTTGGTCTGCTGGGTTTCGGTATAATTTCCTCATGTCGTGATGAGCAGGGTCTGGTTTTAATGGCCATAACTTCTCATCCCTTTCCTTTAAATAAATTTACTGCTGGCAAAAGAAGCCATCGGGTTGATGACCCAAGAAAAGACATTCTATTCTCATCTACAGAATAGATTTGCTACTGGCAGTCTTATCGCAAGCTTCCACTGCCTTGCCAATGTACCTCAGCCCTTATCTGAAGAGAGTTTAGTCTCCAGATCTTGTCAGTCTGTGGTCTGTCCACTAAGACTGCCAACAACAGGAGGAATCAGTCAGCACTAATGTGTGCTGTATTTTTTTGTGATGTGAACGTAGTTTATTGGAAGCTGGGCCTAACCTCCGAAAATTCACTTCCCGTAGGATAGCACACTGAATGGAGTTGAGGAAAGGGCTGTCCCCTGTCCTATTTAAACCGTGGGCCTCACAAACTCAGGACATAATGGAACTGtgatttcacacacaccccacccccatgcactCATTACTTTTAGCTGCCCCATTTACATGTCTCCAGTGATGAGGCACAGGCAGTATTATGGGTGGGAAGAGTTCTGTGGATGCACAGTGTGTCCATGGGCTTCAGGGAATACAGCATCTGTGCACTGTGAAGCACTGTGCCCAGCACTTGTGAACCACTCCTCTTGGAGATCCCCTGAACTCGGGTACAGCAACGGTATCGGGCGGTGCTCTGCTTTTCATTTTCTGTGGCTACTGTTCTCCCATTCCACCTGATGAGCTATTTGCTATTCTATTTCTTTGCttctaaattttaaatgtaagaTGTTCTCCAAACCCTATTGGACTGTCCTCTACTTCagcctccttcctttccctctgtTGGATGATTACCTAAGTAAGAGCCTGTGTATTTAcgtctgccccttcccctgccagtCCCCAGCTCATTCAAGAGATCCCTCAGCTGCTTCTGTGGCTGTGAATTGTGCTGATATCACTAAATAAAGGTACTGACCAGCCAGAGTAAATTGGTTATTCAGGAGCCTCTGATGTATGTGCACATCTCTGATTATCCCtgcggggtgggcgggggggaaataaaaaaaggTACAGGACGTTTGCCCTCCTGACCTGGGAAAAGACAGCTGTACATGGAGGTGGGGAGTGTCCCACATTTCAACTTCTCTGTTGCCAGAGGTGTGTACTATGCTATGCTGCCCTTCTTCCAGGTGGCTACAGATTTGTCTTCTGAACCAATCACTGCTGCTCCTTAAACAGCTGGTGGGGTGGCTGTTGAGCAGTAGGGCATTGTCTCATTTGAGGGCAGAGTTCTGGAGCATGCCCATCTCTTCTGCGGTGCCAGCCACTGTAACAGGAGGAGAACTAGTGTGTGGTCACTTGCATGGCAGTACAAGGAGGTAATTGCTTTTAATGGGATGTTGGTAAAATTCAATACTACTCTCCCTAAACAGGTCATTGTTGAGTGGTGGGACTGGGATAAGGAAAGGTTACTTCATGGCTCATTGGCTCAGTGCGGGGCACACAGAGCCATCAGTCTGTGTATATGCTCTAAATTAGCTTTTTCCTCTTTCAAGACGTGATCAAGGTGTATCTGGGGATCAGGTCTCCATGATGGTGGATGGTGTCCAGGTGGCCTTGCCGTCCTACGAAGAAGCAGTCTATGGCAGCGCAGGGAACTGCATTCCACCCTCAGATTCACGGGTACAGATTGTGCTGTCAGAGGGAGCTGGGCAGAGTGGAACAAGtgagatgcagcagcagcaggaccaaGGGGCTCGGGACTGCTTTGTTGGAGAGGACGAGGCCCCAGGACGCTCTGGACTGTGTgaagccagtggctctcaacgcTCTGAAACTGTTCTCGTACACCAGGCCACCACCTCTTCCTGGGTAGCTGGCATGGCAAGCAGTAGACCTGTGCACAAAGATGCTCAAGACTCAGAAAGCAGTGATATACAAAGCCTTTTATCACTTACTTCCTCGGAGGAATACACAGACGGTACGTGATATGAACAGGGAAAACTGAATGAGACACTAATGTGAATAAGCATAGTCGCTGCCGTGCAGCTAGCTAGGATGAGAATTACAAGGGCCATtgattcttgtgcttcagggcacaagTTGGTCACCAGCTGAGTGTCAAAGAAATTTCCCTGCCTCCACTGTACAGCGTTACATAATTAGGTGCATTCCGGGGGCTCTACGTCTTCCTCCAAAGCATCCAGCATTGGCCAGCATCAAAGGCAAGATGCCAGACTAGAAGGTCTGTTCTGCTCTGGTGCTTCCTCTGGTCTTTATCAAGTCATTTGCAAAGaactttctccccacccccagcagtgcCATGAAAACGCAGGACAGTCCTATTTAGGCACAACCACTTGTTGGAGGGGGgcactcttttgaaaatgagcACTTTGCACTTCTGAGGCTCCTCCATTTGGGACACGGTAACTGACAAGGCAAGGGACTGGCTAGCATAGTGCTTAAAACACTACAGACCCAGAGCACAAGTCTAGTTTGAAGTCCTAAGAGGAATGAGTTGTGATGGTCTTGTGCTTCAGTCTCGTAGTGGACAAGAGTCCACATAACACGGACCAGCCCTCTGAGTTCTCTGGACTCTGCAGAAGGAAAGGCCTTACAAGGACAGAGCTGATGTGGAGACTCAACAAAGCTTTGCTTCTGTAGAGGTTAGACCCACTAGGTCAAGAATCGTAGGTGGTTTGTAGAACTTTATTTTCCATTGCGAGCCCTATAACAGTCATCAACATGACTTGGAACCCTACTCAACAATAAAACCCCAAAGGTTATTTCCCCTACAGGGAGAGAAATACCAAAATTCCCAAATATGGGAGGAAAACCTCAAATGTGGGTAGCAGGGTTGAGGGATAGTGTTGCCAAAAGCTGATTCAGTGGGCCTTTCAGACTCTGCAGAAATAGGTGGACAGTCCATGTGTTCTGCAGTGTCTAGCGCTGCTTTTAAATCACTGTTTAAGGCACCTCTTAGCAGGGCAAATTGCTAtaagccagaagctgggaatggacgacgggatggatcacttgatgattgcctgttctcttcattccctctgaagcacctggcattggccactgtcggaagacaggatactgggctagatggacctttggtctaacccagtatgactgttcttttGTTCTAAGGAAGACTAGCCAAAAGGTTAGCTTACTGTGTCAAGATCATGCTGGAGCTACCTAACTCCCACCTACATGGGAGCTTGCACTGGCTGTAGTTAAAGGTTAACTTGCCACAGGCCTATGTGCAGTCATCTGCTGCTGCTAGAAGGCGTGGGGAGAAGTGATGCCTGGTGTCAGAGGGGGAAAGCTGCACTACTGTTGTAAGAGGTTGTCTGTCTgtattgggatgtgggaggggctgtAACATACCTTGTCTGTGCACTTTGTTGCCACCTGTTAGAAGCTCCGTGGAATGACCCATGTCAGgtctgaccttttttttttttcttttccctcccaGATATTCCATTGTTGAAGGAAGCATGAGGCCTGCTGCACTTGTTTAGCCTTCTCCCTCTTGGTTTCCCCTCTTCTTCCTTGGGATGCAAGCATTCTGTGCAGCCTTCCCCACCTTCACAAGCTGGGCCCTGGATACCTCCAAGCAGAGACCCTTCAGCTGAAGATCCAAAGGATTTCGCCAGGTTGTCTCCTCGATGCGCCATTCGGGTTGGTGCGGTGTCGGCCTTCCCATTCCATCTGCATTAGGGGCTTGAGTAATGTAATGGATTTGAGCtcctccctcttcttccctccctgtgCCAGATGTTTGACTGCAGCCTCTGGAGAGCTGCTATTTACTTGTGCCTTTCTCCTTCTCACACCGGCTTGTCGCAGCTTCTCACAGGCCTCGCTAGCTCTtcagcagcccagagagcagggacCAAGAACTGCTTGCTCATTGGGTGCAGATATAGTTTATATAAAGATCTTTCTTCCAGTATCCTCTTGGTGACTAGGGCAGGACAGAACTCTCCAAGAGGGCTGAACCTGGGCTTGGGAAAAGTTCCAATATGGGTAATTTACACTATCCAGCAGTGctcatagtttttaaaaataaagtggtATGTTCTATAACTTACATGCATATTAACAATTAGGCATCACTGACTATTGTAAAGGCAGAGAAGTCTGAGGTCTTTTACAAGATTTTTGGAAACACCTGACgattttttcttcctccccttcaTGCCTTCTTTGTTATCCCCGTATCTTCCCCACAAAATATACATACACCCTGGATGTAGCAGAGTAACAGTTTCTCTGCAAGATTCCATTCCAAAAAATTCCACTGTCTCGTTCTTTCATCGACCTCACAATCCATTCAGTTTTTGTGTTTCCTGAAGTCTAGGGCTGTCTCTACTCTGAGAAATTTTACCAGTTCCTTCCAGTGCTGGTCTATCACAGGGGCAGCTCCTGGTGCTAAACTCTAGGAGAATTTCTGCGAAAGGCTAGTTGTAGACAAGGCTGAGAAGCAAAAAAACTTACAGTACAACCCTGATTATCTGATGTCCAGTTAACCAAGCCTATGTTAACTGCAGGTTAGTCACATTCTGCTGTCACGGTGTGCCATGATTGTGGTCCAGTTTATCTAAAGGCCTGTTCTTTTGCAGGTATCGGGTGTCTGAcgcttttttaaaatatcagttttCCTGCATAACTGTTTGGGTTTGCCTACCACCAACAACTTTTAACTTGACATGACAGTAAAAATGGAAACGTCATTTAGAAACATTGTCCCTTACTCCGTCAATTTTCCAGGAAACGTAAGGGCTTTTTAATGTGTTATCTGGATTCATTGGCCCTTTTTTATGTTTACAATTTTGTCCGCAGAAATATTAACATTGTCAGCTAATGCTGGGGTTTTTGGTTAGCATCCCCAATTAGCTGGCAGGAGATACCATAACACATGGTACTCAAATACAGCATTCCACTTTCTAAATAGTTGCAGCATGTCTTCATAACCTTAAATGGAAAGAGTTGTGCTGTTGTTTGATCCTAATGGGACCGCTTGGTGCATTTGGAGCTGCTCCCACATGTGGGCCTCTTCTTCACAGGGCGGGGGAACAATGTGTTTGCTAAAACCCCTTCTGAAGAGTGGAGTTGACACAGTTTGGTTGTGTGGCCATTATGGAGacagcagagcagtttttaaacagtTACCTGGAGCAGGACCCTCCCCAGTCCAGAGCATGAGTTTTAATGACTCTCTTGACAGAGCTGTCTTAAAATAAGCCTAGGAATACATTCCTTGTCCCTGGTGTATGTAGGGCCTGGTGTGACCTACTGGAGGTTGTTACATATATCGTTTCCTGCATGAATGATCCTGCACAAGGGACAGCTATGTCCCATGGCCAAATGCATGTTTGGGGCTGCTTGGTGGATTTAAAGGAGTTAAGCAGGGAGGACAAGGGAACAGTTTCCCTGGAGTTGGTTCCAGCAGCAGTGCTTGGCCCATCAAAAAAAGTCTATGCAGCTCATTAGTTGAACTACGGCAAAAGTTAAACTAAGGCTGGGGATGGAGGTGTGCGTGCTCACCCTAGTACCCTAGTCAGGTGGTCAACCAGCAGTTGCCCTAAAGGGAAGCCGGTAAATTTGTATTTGAAATGGAGGGAACAATGAGATGTGGCTTTACTCAGCAAGCTGTGACTTCTGGGTGAATACCTcagcccccttcctctcccctttaTAATTGTACTCCCTACCCAGAGCAGTGATTATATTAGAATACTTAATGTTATATAACACTTTAAAATGGATTATtgctgcagtaactgaggttAGGCTCCAGCTGCAGTGGGCAGGGATTGGCTGCAATGTATAGCCAGCAACCTGCCTCCCCTGCTCATTAAATTCCCTAATGCATTTGCCTGTTAATTCCCAGGACAGCTGTAACAGTGGGTGTGTATATGGGGAGCAGCTCTCTTTTCCCCCATCCCGTGTATCTCGTAAATTAAGTTGCAAGAATtgttttaaagagacactgtcaagttaaaaatagtatattttaaacaaacttcTTTACCTATTACAACACCCTAGGTTACTGCAAGAATTTGACAAATCCAACTTTCACTATCCTTGGTGGTTTTGTTTCTGTCTCAGTTTggacaataaaaaacaaacttgtttcattTCCAGCTCAATGGTGCTGCAGTATTTGGCTTTCAGACAGGGCAGGCCATAAGTATATTAGTTTGTAAATTGTTTccattggaatttaaaaaaacatcagcaTGGAAATATTTCTACTGTTTTAAAATTGTTCTTCTACAAAATCCCATGTTTGAAGTAAGTGTCCCTATAACCTGGTCTCTCACTTCTTATCAAAGTGCAAACACTGACCTTGTTTTCTTCTCttcaaacaaatacaaaatagaaTGAATTGCTCTCTAATTAGCTTAAGGTTCCCTGGTAACCAAAGCTGACACCCCGTTGCCTGGGTGCAAAGGCCAGGTGCCACACTTTTCATCTGACAGAAGAGCATTCTCTTAATGGAGCTGGAATTTGATCCCAGGGCCTGACCTTGCTTTGAATGCTGAAACTGACAGTCCTGCATCTAACAAAGCACATAGTGGCTGTGTCCACTAACCCCACTCACAATAGTGTGGTTAGCCACCAGTCTGAGAGAAATAATCAATTGGAGAAAAACAACA is a genomic window of Malaclemys terrapin pileata isolate rMalTer1 chromosome 4, rMalTer1.hap1, whole genome shotgun sequence containing:
- the SUSD6 gene encoding sushi domain-containing protein 6 translates to MCHGMVAPKSNTASPLALTGHGLFLPLIIFSSFILEGLTSVCPRPPEPENGGYKCHPTPCSDPLTSDSVIEYVCDEGYMLKGDYKYLTCKNGEWNPAMEISCRLSQDKDSPPTIGVPTLSIVASTASSVALILLLVVLFVLLQPKLKSFHHSRRDQGVSGDQVSMMVDGVQVALPSYEEAVYGSAGNCIPPSDSRVQIVLSEGAGQSGTSEMQQQQDQGARDCFVGEDEAPGRSGLCEASGSQRSETVLVHQATTSSWVAGMASSRPVHKDAQDSESSDIQSLLSLTSSEEYTDDIPLLKEA